From the genome of Sphingopyxis sp. DBS4:
CAAACTGGCACCGAACGGAGATGGGCTCCCGCCTTCGCGGGCGCACGGGGCTTTTTCAATTGAAGTCGATCACACCCTAACCCGCCATCAGCGCCGCATTGCCGCCCGCGGCGGTGATGTCGGTCGAGATCGACTTTTCCTCGGCGAAGCGGTGGAGGTAATGCGGGCCGCCCGCCTTCGGCCCCGTTCCCGACAGGCCGCGACCGCCGAACGGCTGCGAGCCGACGATCGCGCCGATCTGGTTGCGGTTGACATAGACGTTGCCGACCTCAGCCCGCGCCGCGATATGCGCTGCAACCCCGTCGATGCGCGTATGAACGCCGAGCGTCAGGCCATAGCCCGAGGCGTTGATCGCATCGATCAGCGCGTCGAGTTCGCCGCCCTTCCACGTCGCGACATGCAGCACCGGGCCGAAGATTTCGCGCTTCAGATCGGTGACATGGTCGAGGCGGATCATCACCGGCGGCACGAAATGACCGTCCGCTGGGAGGTTCGTTCGTCCCGCCTCGGCGATCACCCGGCCCGCCGCGCGCGCCTCGGCGACATAGGCGGCGATATTGGCGCGTGCTTCCGCGTCGATGATCGGGCCGACATCGGTCGCGAGGAGCGCGGGATCGCCCACGTTCAGCTCGGCCATCGCGCCCGCGACCATCGCGATCATCGTGTCGGCGACATCTTCCTGCACGCAGAGGAGACGGAGCGCCGAACAGCGCTGGCCCGCCGACTGGAAGGCCGAGGCGACCGCGTCGCGCGCGACCTGTTCGGGGAGTGCGGTCGAATCGACGATCATCGCGTTGGCACCGCCGGTCTCGGCGATCAGCGTCGCGATCGGGCCGTCGCGCCCGGCGAGGCTGCGGTTGATCGCGCGCGCGACTTCGGTCGAGCCGGTGAAGGCGACGCCGATGATGGCGTCATGGCTCGTCAGCGCCGCGCCCACGGTCTCGCCGCGACCTGGCAGATAGTGGAGCACGTCGCCAGGAACGCCTGCTTCGAGCAGCAGCTCGATCGCGGCGTGCGCGATGAGCGGGGTCTGCTCGGCGGGCTTGGCGAGCACCGCGTTGCCCGCCGCAAGCGCCGCCGACACCTGGCCGAGGAAGATGGCGAGCGGGAAGTTCCACGGGCTGATGGCGACGAAGACGCCCTTGCCTTCGAGGATCAGTTCGTTGCGTTCGCCCGTTGGGCCGGGAAGCGCGATGGGGTAAGTGAAGTCGGCGCGCGCCTGCGCGGCGTAATAGCGCAGGAAGTCGGCCGCCTCGCGCACCTCGGCGATGGCGTCGACGAGCGTCTTGCCGGCTTCGTCGATCGCGAGCCCGAGGAAGAAGGCGTCGCACTCTTCAAGCAGGTCGGCGGCGCGTTCGAGCCGTTCGGCGCGGAAGGCGCCCCCGGCGAGGCTCCAGTCGCTCTGCGCCTTGCGCGCCGCTGCAACGGCGGCATCGACCGCCTTCGCATCGGCCTCGATCACCTGCCCGACGATGGCGCCGGTCGCGGGATTGCGGACCGGCTCGTGCTGGCCGCCCAGTACCGCGCCGCCGACGATCGGCGCCGCGACCAGATCGCCGCGTCGCGCCTTGGCGATGGCGGCAACCAGACCCTCGGGCACACCAGGATCGCCTAGGTCATAGCCGCGCGAGTTGCGCCGAGCGGGATCGAAAAGCTGAAGGCCGGTGGGAATTTTCGACGATGAGCTCGCGATGC
Proteins encoded in this window:
- the putA gene encoding bifunctional proline dehydrogenase/L-glutamate gamma-semialdehyde dehydrogenase PutA; its protein translation is MTQPSDRAALRALARRSETDIVADLRADLARSPATVAATTARGLALIRKAKAEGDRETLVAQLMNRYRLSTEEGVVLMCLAEALLRVPDSATANALIRDKIAGRHWKEGEDEDSPLIVALSARGLSLGSATLMLDALGSKANPLTLLKAMIRRSGEPVIRQAALAAMKMLGQQFVMGETIDAAVKRADKDKSELASFDMLGEAARTAEDAARYYDSYANAIARIGRKAKAGDPFANHGISIKLSALHPRYEYLQGQRVREELIPRVIELARAARDVNIPLMIDAEESDRLEPHMDVYGALIDAGIADGWTGLGIVIQAYQKRAPEVIRWVADRARQRGVKLSMRLVKGAYWDTEIKRAQTLGLGDFPVFTAKNHTDLNYMQCAQILREAQDCIFPAFASHNAMTLAFVAELFAGADYELQRLHGMGEGAHDAITLLSPPPRPVRVYAPVGTHRDLLAYLVRRLLENGANSSFVHQFSDPDVTAEELAVDPRSIASSSSKIPTGLQLFDPARRNSRGYDLGDPGVPEGLVAAIAKARRGDLVAAPIVGGAVLGGQHEPVRNPATGAIVGQVIEADAKAVDAAVAAARKAQSDWSLAGGAFRAERLERAADLLEECDAFFLGLAIDEAGKTLVDAIAEVREAADFLRYYAAQARADFTYPIALPGPTGERNELILEGKGVFVAISPWNFPLAIFLGQVSAALAAGNAVLAKPAEQTPLIAHAAIELLLEAGVPGDVLHYLPGRGETVGAALTSHDAIIGVAFTGSTEVARAINRSLAGRDGPIATLIAETGGANAMIVDSTALPEQVARDAVASAFQSAGQRCSALRLLCVQEDVADTMIAMVAGAMAELNVGDPALLATDVGPIIDAEARANIAAYVAEARAAGRVIAEAGRTNLPADGHFVPPVMIRLDHVTDLKREIFGPVLHVATWKGGELDALIDAINASGYGLTLGVHTRIDGVAAHIAARAEVGNVYVNRNQIGAIVGSQPFGGRGLSGTGPKAGGPHYLHRFAEEKSISTDITAAGGNAALMAG